A genomic region of Luteibacter aegosomatissinici contains the following coding sequences:
- the dcp gene encoding peptidyl-dipeptidase Dcp — translation MKVRTLVIATSIALTTACSSSNDADKAAAPAPASTAPAPASAGTAAAAPAAHENPLLTASTLPFQAPAFDKITDADFQPAIEEGMKQELAEVEAIANSADEPTFDNTVVALEKSGVLLTRAQMVFGALTGANTNDTLQKVEEDEAPKLAEHSDAIYLNDKLFKRIETLYNKRDSLNLDPESKRLLEVKYQDFVHAGAKLSEADKTRLKEINKEESTLSTQFTNKLLAATKAAALVVDDKKALDGLSDADIAAAADAAKGRGLEGKYVFPLQNTTQQPELQPMNDRDTREKLFKASWERAEHNDANDTRDTAARIAQLRAERAKLLGFKNYAAWKLDDQMAKTPEAAEKFMERLVPAAVARAKSESKDIQDVIDQEKGGFQVQAWDWDHYAEKVRKAKYDLDESQVRPYFELDNVLQNGVFYAANQLYGITFKERKDIPVYQPDVRVFEVFDKDGTSMALFYCDYFKRDNKNGGAWMDNLVGQSHLMGTKPVVFNVANFTKPAAGQPALLSWDDVTTMFHEFGHALHGMFSDAKYPSLSGANTARDFVEFPSQFNEQWASDPKVFANFAKNYKTGEPMPAELVAKIKKASSFNQGYAMSELISAALLDMKWHMLPADAPKQDVDKFEADALKKVGFTLPQVPPRYRSSYFQHIWGNGYAAGYYAYLWTQMLDSDAFEWFKEHGGLTRENGQIFRDKILSRGNTVELGKLYRDFRGKEPSIEPMLKDRGLK, via the coding sequence ATGAAGGTACGCACGCTCGTGATCGCCACTTCGATCGCCCTCACCACCGCCTGCTCGTCCTCGAACGATGCCGACAAGGCCGCCGCCCCGGCGCCTGCCTCCACTGCACCGGCGCCGGCCTCTGCGGGCACGGCCGCTGCGGCCCCTGCCGCGCACGAGAACCCGCTGCTCACCGCCAGCACGCTGCCGTTCCAGGCACCGGCCTTCGACAAGATCACCGATGCCGACTTCCAGCCGGCGATCGAAGAAGGCATGAAGCAGGAGCTGGCCGAGGTCGAGGCCATCGCGAATTCGGCCGACGAGCCGACCTTCGATAACACGGTCGTCGCCCTCGAGAAGTCCGGCGTGCTGCTGACGCGCGCACAGATGGTCTTTGGCGCGCTGACCGGCGCCAATACCAATGACACGCTGCAGAAGGTGGAAGAAGACGAAGCGCCGAAGCTCGCCGAGCACAGCGACGCCATCTACCTCAACGACAAGCTGTTCAAGCGTATTGAGACGCTCTACAACAAGCGCGATTCGCTGAACCTCGATCCGGAATCGAAGCGCCTGCTCGAAGTGAAGTACCAGGACTTCGTGCACGCTGGCGCGAAGCTCTCCGAGGCGGACAAGACCCGCCTGAAGGAGATCAACAAGGAAGAATCCACGCTCAGCACGCAGTTCACCAACAAGCTGCTGGCCGCGACCAAGGCGGCGGCGCTGGTTGTTGACGACAAGAAGGCGCTCGATGGCCTGTCGGATGCGGACATCGCTGCCGCCGCCGATGCCGCGAAGGGCCGCGGCCTGGAAGGCAAATACGTATTCCCGCTGCAGAACACCACGCAGCAGCCCGAGCTGCAGCCGATGAACGACCGCGATACCCGCGAGAAGCTGTTCAAGGCCTCGTGGGAGCGTGCCGAGCACAACGATGCCAACGATACGCGCGACACCGCTGCCCGCATTGCGCAGCTGCGTGCCGAGCGCGCCAAGCTGCTGGGCTTCAAGAACTACGCTGCATGGAAGCTCGACGACCAGATGGCGAAGACGCCGGAGGCCGCCGAGAAGTTCATGGAGCGCCTGGTGCCCGCCGCCGTCGCGCGCGCCAAGTCCGAGTCGAAGGACATCCAGGATGTGATCGACCAGGAGAAGGGTGGCTTCCAGGTGCAGGCCTGGGATTGGGACCATTACGCCGAGAAGGTGCGCAAGGCCAAGTACGACCTCGACGAATCGCAGGTCCGCCCGTACTTCGAGCTGGATAACGTGCTGCAGAACGGCGTGTTCTACGCCGCCAACCAGCTGTACGGCATCACGTTCAAGGAGCGCAAGGATATCCCGGTGTACCAGCCGGATGTCCGCGTGTTCGAAGTGTTCGACAAGGATGGCACCTCCATGGCGCTGTTCTATTGCGATTACTTCAAGCGCGATAACAAGAACGGCGGCGCCTGGATGGATAACCTGGTGGGCCAGTCGCACCTGATGGGCACCAAGCCGGTCGTGTTCAACGTGGCCAACTTCACCAAGCCCGCCGCCGGCCAGCCCGCGCTGCTGTCGTGGGATGACGTGACCACCATGTTCCACGAGTTCGGCCATGCGCTGCACGGCATGTTCTCCGATGCGAAGTACCCGTCGCTGTCGGGTGCGAACACCGCGCGTGACTTCGTCGAATTCCCCTCGCAGTTCAACGAACAGTGGGCCTCGGATCCGAAGGTCTTTGCCAACTTCGCCAAGAACTACAAGACCGGTGAGCCGATGCCGGCCGAGCTGGTGGCGAAGATCAAGAAGGCCTCCAGCTTCAACCAGGGCTACGCCATGAGCGAGCTCATCTCGGCCGCGCTGCTCGATATGAAGTGGCACATGCTGCCGGCCGATGCGCCCAAGCAGGACGTGGACAAGTTCGAAGCCGATGCACTGAAGAAGGTCGGTTTCACGCTACCGCAGGTGCCGCCGCGTTACCGCTCCAGCTACTTCCAGCACATCTGGGGTAATGGTTACGCTGCGGGCTACTACGCCTACCTGTGGACGCAGATGCTCGATTCCGATGCGTTCGAGTGGTTCAAGGAGCATGGCGGCCTGACCCGCGAAAACGGCCAGATCTTCCGCGACAAGATTCTCTCGCGCGGCAACACCGTGGAGCTGGGCAAGCTCTACCGCGATTTCCGCGGCAAGGAGCCGAGCATCGAACCGATGCTCAAGGATCGTGGGTTGAAGTAA
- the coxB gene encoding cytochrome c oxidase subunit II has product MTSGGIGRLVSAWTAGVVLALSGGVARANPEPDQLNMTKGAAEWSPYGMHMVALWVCVVIGIVVFGAMFVAMFRFRKSRGAVAEKWTHSTKLEIVWTVIPVIILIFLAKLATGGLTSFADTTGSEMTIKVTGYQWKWRYDYVEYKGKPVDRVGFMSKLEETSDRTRQLKSNLDPEKIQVDGYKTYLLDVDKPLVVPVGVKIRFIIVGGDVIHSWWVPALGWKMDAIPGIANSAWTNLKEPGVYRGQCAELCGQDHGFMPIVVKAVPKAEFEQWLATQEDEAKVQKAAQTAQATPVTAPQG; this is encoded by the coding sequence ATGACATCTGGCGGCATCGGACGATTGGTTTCGGCGTGGACGGCAGGCGTGGTACTAGCGCTCTCGGGTGGGGTGGCCAGGGCCAACCCGGAACCCGACCAGCTCAACATGACCAAGGGTGCGGCGGAGTGGTCCCCCTATGGCATGCACATGGTGGCGCTGTGGGTCTGCGTCGTCATTGGCATCGTGGTCTTCGGCGCCATGTTCGTGGCGATGTTCCGCTTCCGTAAGTCACGCGGCGCCGTGGCGGAAAAGTGGACGCACAGCACGAAGCTGGAAATCGTCTGGACGGTCATCCCCGTCATCATCCTTATCTTCCTGGCCAAGCTCGCCACCGGCGGCCTGACCAGCTTCGCCGATACCACGGGCTCGGAGATGACCATCAAGGTCACCGGCTACCAGTGGAAGTGGCGCTACGACTACGTCGAGTACAAGGGCAAGCCGGTCGACCGCGTGGGCTTCATGTCCAAGCTGGAAGAAACCTCCGACCGCACCCGCCAGCTCAAGTCCAACCTCGATCCGGAGAAGATCCAGGTCGACGGCTATAAAACCTACCTGCTCGATGTGGATAAGCCGCTCGTGGTGCCCGTGGGCGTCAAGATCCGCTTCATCATTGTCGGCGGCGACGTCATCCACTCGTGGTGGGTGCCAGCGCTGGGCTGGAAGATGGACGCGATCCCGGGCATCGCCAACTCGGCCTGGACGAACCTGAAGGAGCCTGGCGTCTATCGCGGCCAGTGCGCCGAACTTTGCGGCCAGGACCACGGCTTCATGCCGATCGTGGTCAAGGCCGTGCCCAAGGCTGAATTCGAACAGTGGCTGGCCACCCAGGAAGACGAGGCGAAGGTGCAGAAGGCCGCACAGACAGCCCAGGCAACCCCCGTCACGGCCCCCCAGGGCTGA
- the nadS gene encoding NadS family protein produces MNTFFDELLESVQQMDEIHRGKRAPSREFHVDPAAVKAIRESTGLSQPNFAKVLDVDVGTLRNWEQGRREPTGPARALLRAIRNDPQHVMAALVG; encoded by the coding sequence ATGAACACTTTCTTCGATGAGCTTCTCGAAAGCGTCCAGCAAATGGACGAGATTCACCGCGGAAAGCGCGCGCCGTCGCGCGAATTCCATGTCGACCCGGCCGCCGTTAAGGCGATTCGCGAGAGCACAGGGCTTTCCCAGCCGAACTTCGCCAAGGTGCTCGATGTCGATGTTGGCACCCTGCGCAACTGGGAACAGGGGCGGCGCGAGCCGACCGGGCCGGCGCGGGCGTTGCTAAGGGCTATTCGGAACGATCCGCAGCATGTGATGGCTGCGTTGGTTGGGTAG
- the putA gene encoding bifunctional proline dehydrogenase/L-glutamate gamma-semialdehyde dehydrogenase PutA, producing the protein MNPSILSPELPTGAEPARARITAAWLRDETEAVNDLLAQATLPPTEREHVIDVAAGLVTRVRARAKDQSAVESFMRQYDLSSEEGVLLMCVAEALLRIPDKATADKLIRDKLGDADWKKHLGQSESVFVNASTWGLMLTGHLVNLAEETRHDFTSALRRLVGRAGEPVVRLAVRQAMRIMGHQFVMGRTIKEALDRSEEKEHSVYRYSYDMLGESALTQATAERYQQDYRDAINALGARGPFKSNVEAPSISVKLSALHPRYEVGNRARARAELGAKLLELSQLAFKNGIALSVDAEETDRLELSLDIIGDVFAHPSLEGWNGLGIVIQGYQKRAPFVIDWVVEKARATGRRWFVRLVKGAYWDAEIKRAQENGLSGYPVYTRKPNTDVSYLACAHRLFNAGSDLVYPQFATHNAHTIAAIHHIAKGRPYENQRLHGMGADLYAEVIGKDKLNVPCRVYAPVGTHEDLLPYLVRRLLENGANTSFVNRVVDESVPVRDLVADPCEIVRAFASIPHPRIPLPVNLYGELRKNSMGMNFANDNELNELADAVNRHSGPWTAAPLVAGGAAGGTKQEVTDPSDRRRIIGTVENANEGMVDAALRAGVAAQPGWDRLPAASRAAILEHAAEQLEHNRAEFIAMCVREAGKSLPDAIAEIREAADFLRYYATMARRLFGQPEQLPGPTGESNQLFLNGRGVFVCISPWNFPLAIFLGQVAAALAAGNAVIAKPAEQTALIGYAAVKLLHAAGVPTDVLQFLPGDGATVGAALTRDKRVAGVAFTGSTDTAWAINRALAARNAPIAALIAETGGQNAMIADSSALPEQIVKDVINSAFQSAGQRCSAARILFVQEDIADKVIGMLAGAMAELKVGDPGLLSTDVGPVIDEDARQILVDHAARMDREAKKIAEVALPEGTANGTFFAPRAYEIPSLETLTREIFGPVLHVIRWKGSDLAKVVEQINDTGFGLTLGIHSRIDDTIEYISSRAKVGNCYVNRNQIGAVVGVQPFGGEGLSGTGPKAGGPHYLLRFAGERTLTINTTAAGGNASLLTIGE; encoded by the coding sequence GTGAATCCCTCCATTCTCAGTCCCGAACTCCCCACCGGTGCCGAGCCGGCGCGCGCGCGCATTACCGCCGCGTGGCTGCGCGACGAAACCGAGGCCGTCAACGACCTCCTGGCCCAGGCCACGCTGCCCCCGACCGAGCGCGAACACGTCATCGACGTGGCCGCCGGCCTGGTGACCCGCGTCCGCGCCCGCGCCAAGGACCAGAGCGCCGTCGAATCCTTCATGCGCCAGTACGACCTTTCCTCCGAGGAAGGCGTCCTGCTGATGTGCGTGGCCGAAGCGCTGCTGCGCATCCCCGACAAGGCCACCGCCGACAAGCTGATCCGCGACAAGCTGGGCGATGCCGACTGGAAGAAGCACCTGGGCCAGAGCGAGTCCGTGTTCGTCAACGCCTCCACCTGGGGCCTGATGCTCACCGGCCACCTGGTGAACCTGGCCGAAGAAACCCGCCACGACTTCACCTCCGCCCTGCGCCGCCTTGTAGGCCGCGCGGGCGAGCCGGTGGTGCGCCTGGCTGTCCGCCAGGCCATGCGCATCATGGGCCACCAGTTCGTGATGGGACGCACGATCAAGGAAGCCCTGGACCGCTCCGAGGAGAAAGAGCACTCGGTGTACCGCTACTCGTACGACATGCTCGGCGAATCAGCGCTCACCCAGGCGACGGCCGAGCGTTACCAGCAGGATTACCGCGACGCGATCAACGCGCTCGGTGCCCGCGGTCCGTTCAAGAGCAACGTGGAAGCCCCGTCGATCTCGGTGAAGCTTTCCGCCCTGCACCCGCGTTACGAAGTGGGCAACCGTGCCCGCGCTCGCGCGGAGCTGGGCGCCAAGCTGCTCGAGCTCTCGCAGCTGGCGTTCAAGAACGGCATCGCGCTCTCGGTCGATGCCGAGGAAACCGATCGCCTGGAACTGTCGCTCGACATCATCGGCGATGTATTCGCTCACCCGTCGCTGGAAGGCTGGAACGGCCTGGGCATCGTGATCCAGGGCTACCAGAAGCGTGCGCCGTTCGTGATCGACTGGGTGGTCGAGAAGGCCCGCGCCACCGGCCGCCGCTGGTTCGTGCGCCTGGTGAAGGGCGCCTACTGGGATGCCGAGATCAAGCGCGCCCAGGAAAACGGCTTGAGCGGCTACCCGGTGTACACGCGCAAGCCGAACACCGATGTGAGCTACCTGGCCTGCGCGCACCGCCTGTTCAATGCGGGCAGCGACCTGGTCTACCCGCAGTTCGCCACGCACAACGCGCACACCATCGCCGCGATCCACCATATCGCCAAGGGCCGCCCGTACGAGAACCAGCGCCTGCACGGCATGGGCGCGGACCTGTACGCGGAAGTGATCGGCAAGGACAAGCTCAATGTCCCGTGCCGCGTGTACGCGCCGGTGGGTACGCATGAAGACCTGCTGCCGTACCTGGTACGCCGCCTGCTCGAGAACGGCGCCAACACGAGCTTCGTCAACCGCGTGGTCGACGAAAGCGTGCCGGTGCGCGACCTGGTCGCCGACCCGTGCGAAATCGTGCGCGCCTTCGCCTCCATCCCCCACCCCCGCATTCCCCTGCCGGTCAATCTGTACGGCGAACTCCGGAAGAACTCCATGGGCATGAACTTCGCAAACGACAACGAGCTGAACGAGCTCGCCGACGCCGTCAACCGTCACTCCGGCCCGTGGACGGCCGCTCCGCTGGTCGCCGGTGGCGCCGCGGGTGGTACGAAGCAGGAAGTGACCGACCCGTCGGACCGCCGCCGCATCATCGGCACCGTCGAGAACGCCAACGAAGGCATGGTCGATGCCGCGCTGCGCGCCGGCGTCGCCGCCCAGCCGGGCTGGGACCGCCTGCCGGCCGCCAGCCGCGCCGCCATCCTTGAGCACGCGGCCGAGCAGCTCGAGCACAACCGTGCCGAGTTCATCGCCATGTGCGTGCGCGAAGCCGGCAAGAGCCTGCCCGATGCGATCGCGGAAATCCGCGAAGCCGCTGACTTCCTGCGCTACTACGCCACCATGGCGCGCCGCCTGTTCGGCCAGCCGGAACAGCTGCCCGGCCCCACCGGCGAAAGCAACCAGCTGTTCCTCAATGGCCGCGGCGTGTTCGTCTGCATCAGCCCGTGGAACTTCCCGCTCGCCATCTTCCTGGGCCAGGTCGCTGCCGCGCTCGCCGCCGGCAACGCCGTCATCGCCAAGCCCGCCGAGCAGACTGCGCTGATCGGCTACGCCGCGGTGAAGCTGCTGCACGCTGCCGGCGTACCGACCGATGTGCTGCAGTTCCTGCCGGGCGATGGCGCCACGGTCGGCGCCGCCCTCACCCGCGACAAGCGCGTCGCCGGCGTCGCGTTCACTGGTTCCACGGATACCGCCTGGGCGATCAACCGCGCCCTCGCTGCACGCAACGCCCCCATCGCCGCGCTGATCGCCGAGACCGGTGGCCAGAACGCGATGATCGCCGACTCTTCGGCCCTGCCCGAGCAGATCGTGAAGGACGTGATCAACTCGGCGTTCCAGTCGGCCGGCCAGCGTTGCTCGGCCGCGCGCATCCTGTTCGTGCAGGAAGATATCGCCGACAAGGTGATCGGCATGCTCGCCGGTGCCATGGCCGAGCTGAAGGTCGGTGACCCCGGCCTGCTGTCGACCGACGTCGGCCCGGTGATCGACGAAGACGCGCGCCAGATCCTGGTCGACCACGCGGCACGCATGGACCGCGAAGCAAAGAAGATTGCCGAAGTCGCGCTGCCGGAAGGCACGGCGAACGGCACGTTCTTCGCGCCGCGCGCTTACGAGATCCCGTCGCTGGAAACGCTGACCCGCGAAATCTTCGGTCCGGTGCTGCACGTCATCCGCTGGAAGGGTTCGGACCTGGCCAAGGTCGTCGAGCAGATCAACGACACCGGCTTCGGCCTGACGCTCGGCATCCACAGCCGCATCGACGACACCATCGAGTACATCTCGTCGCGCGCCAAGGTCGGCAACTGCTACGTCAACCGCAACCAGATCGGTGCAGTGGTCGGCGTGCAGCCGTTCGGCGGCGAAGGCCTCAGCGGCACTGGCCCCAAGGCCGGCGGCCCGCACTACCTGCTGCGCTTCGCCGGTGAGCGCACGCTCACGATCAACACCACGGCGGCGGGCGGTAATGCATCGCTGCTGACGATCGGCGAATAA
- a CDS encoding SURF1 family protein — protein sequence MSFLRRPTWFAVALTVAGVLVFVRLGIWQLDRAAEKDELLRRYAAASEAPAEAFGRVAANPPADRYPRVDVSGVFIPGHRYVLDDQTRAGQVGVHVYAAFLPHGDNHAVLVDLGFLPREAGASPRLPPVPEAQLTLRGLYVPPPGVGIRLGGDRLPDQKGPDKSVVYVDLSEIAADLHRSLYPRVLLLDADPATIYAREWTPAVMPPARHRAYAFQWFTFALAAVVIFILLHRNRRPRPRNENP from the coding sequence ATGAGCTTCCTGCGCCGCCCGACGTGGTTCGCTGTCGCACTTACCGTGGCGGGAGTGCTGGTTTTCGTGCGCCTGGGCATCTGGCAGCTGGACCGGGCGGCCGAGAAAGATGAACTGCTGCGGCGCTACGCCGCAGCCAGCGAGGCGCCTGCCGAGGCCTTCGGCCGGGTGGCCGCCAACCCGCCAGCGGATCGGTACCCTCGCGTGGATGTCTCGGGCGTGTTCATCCCGGGCCATCGCTACGTGCTGGATGACCAGACCCGCGCCGGCCAGGTTGGCGTGCACGTGTATGCCGCGTTCCTGCCACACGGCGACAACCACGCCGTTCTGGTCGATCTGGGCTTCCTTCCGCGGGAAGCGGGCGCTTCGCCACGCCTGCCTCCCGTTCCCGAAGCGCAGCTCACGCTGCGTGGCCTGTACGTGCCACCGCCGGGGGTGGGTATTCGCCTTGGTGGCGATCGCCTTCCCGATCAGAAGGGCCCAGATAAGTCGGTGGTCTACGTCGACCTGTCCGAGATCGCCGCCGACCTGCACCGCTCCCTGTATCCTCGCGTGCTGCTGCTCGATGCCGATCCGGCCACGATCTATGCGCGCGAATGGACGCCCGCGGTCATGCCGCCGGCGCGCCACCGTGCTTACGCGTTCCAGTGGTTCACTTTCGCGCTTGCCGCGGTCGTGATCTTCATCCTTCTCCACCGCAACCGGCGGCCCCGCCCGCGCAACGAGAACCCATGA
- the ctaD gene encoding cytochrome c oxidase subunit I, whose amino-acid sequence MAHDATHDHHEHHGAPQGFFQRWVMSTNHKDIGTLYLVFALLMFFIGGAFAMVIRAELFKPGMQLVQPYFFNEMTTMHALVMIFGAIMPSFVGLANWMIPLMVGAPDMALPRMNNLSFWIMPFAFTLLLSTLFMPGGGPAGGWTMYPPLSLQGESIAYVVFAVHLMGISSIMGAINIIATILNMRAPGMDLLKMPVFVWSWLITAFLLIAVMPVLAGAVTMLLTDKYFHTNFFNAAGGGDPVLYQHIFWFFGHPEVYIMILPAFGIISEIIPTFARKPIFGYKAMVFAIASIAFLSFIVWAHHMFAVGLPMGAEIFFMYATMLIAVPTGVKVFNWVSTMWGGSMTFETPMLFSIAFVILFTIGGFSGLMLALAPADFQYHDTYFVVAHFHYVLVTGAAFSIMAAAYYWLPKWSGNMYSETWGKIHFWSSVISVNVLFFPQHFLGLAGMPRRIPDYNVAFANFNMISSIGGFWFGASQLIFLGVIVHCVYFSKKKAADRSWEGAKGLEWTVPSPAPHHTFDVPPVIHDDELAHGHTDH is encoded by the coding sequence ATGGCGCACGATGCCACCCACGACCACCACGAACACCACGGCGCCCCGCAGGGTTTCTTCCAGCGCTGGGTGATGTCCACGAACCACAAGGACATCGGAACGCTTTACCTGGTTTTCGCCTTGCTGATGTTCTTCATCGGCGGCGCCTTCGCGATGGTGATCCGCGCGGAGCTGTTCAAGCCAGGCATGCAGCTGGTGCAGCCGTATTTCTTTAATGAAATGACGACGATGCACGCGCTGGTCATGATCTTCGGCGCCATCATGCCCTCGTTCGTGGGTCTGGCGAACTGGATGATCCCGCTCATGGTTGGCGCGCCGGACATGGCGCTGCCGCGCATGAACAACCTGTCGTTCTGGATCATGCCGTTCGCCTTCACGCTGCTGCTGAGCACGTTGTTCATGCCCGGCGGTGGCCCCGCCGGTGGCTGGACCATGTATCCGCCGCTGTCGCTGCAGGGTGAGTCGATCGCCTACGTGGTGTTCGCGGTCCACCTGATGGGTATCAGCTCGATCATGGGCGCGATCAACATCATCGCCACCATCCTCAACATGCGTGCACCGGGCATGGATCTGCTGAAGATGCCGGTGTTCGTGTGGAGCTGGCTGATTACTGCGTTCCTGCTTATCGCGGTGATGCCGGTGCTGGCGGGCGCGGTGACCATGCTGCTCACCGACAAGTATTTCCACACGAACTTCTTCAATGCCGCCGGCGGCGGTGATCCGGTGCTTTACCAGCACATCTTCTGGTTCTTCGGGCACCCCGAGGTGTACATCATGATCCTGCCGGCGTTCGGGATCATTTCGGAGATCATCCCCACCTTCGCCCGCAAGCCGATCTTTGGCTACAAGGCCATGGTGTTCGCCATCGCGTCGATCGCCTTCCTCTCGTTCATCGTCTGGGCCCACCACATGTTCGCCGTGGGCCTGCCGATGGGCGCGGAAATCTTCTTCATGTACGCCACCATGCTCATCGCCGTGCCGACTGGCGTGAAGGTGTTCAACTGGGTCAGCACCATGTGGGGCGGCTCGATGACGTTTGAAACGCCGATGCTGTTCTCCATCGCGTTCGTCATCCTGTTCACCATCGGCGGCTTCTCCGGCCTGATGCTGGCGCTGGCCCCGGCCGACTTCCAGTACCACGATACGTACTTCGTGGTCGCGCACTTCCACTACGTGCTGGTCACCGGCGCCGCGTTCTCGATCATGGCTGCCGCGTACTACTGGCTGCCGAAGTGGTCGGGCAACATGTACAGCGAGACCTGGGGCAAGATCCACTTCTGGTCCAGCGTCATCTCGGTCAACGTGTTGTTCTTCCCGCAGCACTTCCTGGGCCTGGCCGGCATGCCGCGCCGTATCCCGGATTACAACGTGGCCTTCGCCAACTTCAACATGATCAGCTCGATCGGCGGCTTCTGGTTCGGCGCCTCCCAGCTGATCTTCCTGGGCGTGATCGTGCACTGCGTCTACTTCTCGAAGAAGAAGGCTGCCGACCGCTCGTGGGAAGGTGCGAAGGGCCTGGAGTGGACGGTGCCGTCGCCCGCCCCGCACCACACCTTCGATGTGCCGCCGGTCATCCATGACGATGAGCTGGCGCACGGCCACACGGATCATTGA
- a CDS encoding cytochrome c oxidase subunit 3, with the protein MGHQQHDAYYVPSKSQWPIVAAVSMFVTVFGAAHWLNAEPGESGFGKTVFWVGLVMILGMFFGWFRSVINESMAGNYNGQVDRSFRMGMMWFIFSEVMFFGAFFGALFYARIFSVPWLGGEGHGVLTHQFVWENYSAAWGASGGGGPDKIGGSFHTIAAWGLPLLNTLILLSSGVTITIAHHALKAGHRKALLIGLGATVLLGATFLFCQAHEYAEAYEHFNLTLGSGVYGATFFMLTGFHGMHVTLGTIMLAIIWLRCAKGHFTKDDHFGFEAVAWYWHFVDVVWLALFLFVYVL; encoded by the coding sequence ATGGGTCACCAGCAACACGACGCTTATTACGTACCGAGCAAGAGCCAGTGGCCCATCGTGGCCGCCGTGTCCATGTTCGTCACCGTGTTCGGTGCCGCGCACTGGCTCAATGCAGAACCCGGTGAATCCGGCTTCGGCAAGACCGTGTTCTGGGTCGGCCTGGTCATGATCCTGGGCATGTTCTTCGGCTGGTTCCGCTCGGTCATCAACGAATCGATGGCCGGCAACTACAACGGCCAGGTGGACCGCTCGTTCCGCATGGGCATGATGTGGTTCATCTTCTCCGAGGTGATGTTCTTCGGGGCGTTCTTCGGCGCACTGTTCTACGCCCGCATCTTCTCGGTGCCCTGGCTGGGCGGTGAAGGCCACGGCGTGCTCACCCACCAGTTCGTGTGGGAGAACTACAGCGCGGCGTGGGGTGCTTCCGGTGGCGGCGGCCCCGACAAGATCGGCGGCTCGTTCCATACCATCGCGGCGTGGGGCCTGCCCCTGCTGAACACGCTGATCCTGCTGTCGTCGGGCGTCACCATCACCATCGCGCACCACGCGCTGAAGGCCGGGCACCGCAAGGCGTTGCTCATCGGCCTGGGCGCCACCGTGCTGTTGGGCGCCACCTTCCTGTTCTGCCAGGCGCATGAGTACGCCGAGGCGTACGAGCACTTCAATCTCACGCTGGGCAGCGGCGTGTACGGCGCCACGTTCTTCATGCTCACCGGCTTCCACGGCATGCACGTGACGCTGGGCACGATCATGCTGGCGATCATCTGGCTGCGCTGCGCCAAGGGCCACTTCACGAAGGATGACCACTTCGGCTTCGAAGCCGTGGCGTGGTACTGGCACTTCGTCGACGTGGTGTGGCTGGCCTTGTTCTTGTTTGTCTACGTGCTCTGA
- a CDS encoding twin transmembrane helix small protein — protein sequence MKRNGHVETIYKYALVVLLLVVLFNLGQALFFMMTDKGQSKRTVWALTRRIGLSLLLIAMVALGIFMGWLHPHDVGQF from the coding sequence ATGAAGCGGAACGGTCACGTGGAAACCATCTACAAATACGCGCTGGTGGTCCTGCTCCTGGTGGTGCTGTTCAACCTGGGCCAGGCGCTGTTCTTCATGATGACCGACAAGGGCCAGAGCAAGCGCACCGTATGGGCCCTTACCCGCCGAATCGGCCTTTCCCTGCTGCTCATCGCCATGGTGGCGCTGGGCATCTTCATGGGGTGGCTGCACCCGCACGACGTGGGCCAATTCTAA
- a CDS encoding DUF2244 domain-containing protein: MFVLRPTVAGHPRVVWLRPNRALDKRGLRRLIIGLSALALATAAFGAWQGNVFAPFFALLEAFVLGFALGAAWRAGDRGERIAIGPDTLEVRLLPGRRVRRFQTYWVRIGLAPGEGRQRLLITSHGNELEIGAFLGEEERVEVSRKLMVLLSEVMDQSRR; this comes from the coding sequence ATGTTCGTGCTTCGACCGACCGTCGCGGGTCACCCGCGCGTAGTGTGGCTTCGGCCCAACCGCGCGCTGGACAAGCGCGGCCTGCGTCGGCTGATCATCGGGCTTTCGGCGTTGGCCCTGGCGACCGCGGCGTTTGGCGCGTGGCAGGGGAACGTCTTTGCTCCCTTCTTCGCACTGCTCGAAGCGTTCGTCCTGGGGTTCGCGCTTGGCGCGGCCTGGCGGGCCGGCGACAGGGGTGAACGCATTGCCATTGGCCCGGATACGCTGGAGGTGCGGTTGCTACCGGGTCGACGGGTGCGTCGTTTCCAGACATATTGGGTACGCATCGGGCTGGCGCCGGGGGAAGGTCGCCAGCGGCTCTTGATCACATCGCACGGCAACGAGCTCGAAATCGGCGCTTTTCTTGGGGAAGAGGAAAGGGTCGAGGTGTCAAGGAAACTCATGGTGCTTCTGTCCGAAGTGATGGATCAGTCGCGCAGGTAG